A part of Actinomycetota bacterium genomic DNA contains:
- the cynS gene encoding cyanase, producing the protein MNRSDVTDRLATARRKSGLTYEEIAAKLGRSPVWTAAAVLGQGTFDATEAAALLDLLDIGGTERAEIEAILQEPPTKGAVGMTVPTDPLMYRLHEITQIYGPAIKAVIHEQFGDGIMSAIDFQIEISRIPDPKGDRVQLTYNGKFLAYRKW; encoded by the coding sequence ATGAACCGCAGCGACGTGACGGACCGACTTGCCACTGCCCGCCGGAAGAGCGGACTCACCTACGAGGAGATCGCCGCCAAGCTCGGCCGCAGTCCGGTGTGGACCGCGGCGGCCGTGCTGGGACAGGGGACCTTCGACGCCACCGAGGCGGCCGCCCTGCTCGACCTCCTCGACATCGGCGGCACCGAGCGGGCCGAGATCGAGGCCATCCTGCAGGAACCGCCCACCAAGGGAGCGGTGGGGATGACGGTGCCCACCGACCCGCTCATGTACCGGCTGCACGAGATCACCCAGATCTACGGCCCCGCCATCAAGGCCGTGATCCACGAGCAGTTCGGCGACGGGATCATGAGCGCCATCGACTTCCAGATCGAGATCTCCCGGATCCCGGATCCGAAGGGCGACCGGGTGCAGCTCACCTACAACGGGAAGTTCCTGGCCTACCGGAAGTGGTAA